The genomic interval AGGGGCGAATCATCTTAAAAAGTGAATATCTTCTTTGTCATAAAGAAGAAGTGTGACAGATAATAGAGATTGTTATTAATGAAAGTGGGTCAACTATGAGTGGCCAATAGCAAGAAATGAGATGGGGAAATCATAGAAATAATTATATAGCTACTATAATAAGAATCCTCTTTTTACGTAAGATGAGAAACTACACAATTATACGGtgttatattaatatttgaaCAACTAAATTAGCACGAGCCCTACATTAAAACTTGTTCAAATATAAATGTAGTATTTTGTAGtatgtaaattttaaattttatggaCAATAATCATTTCTTACTTAGTCTATTACTATATTTAAAGGGAAAAggccaattaatttttttttaaaaaaaaaaaaggaaaaagaggagTTCAAAAGAGTGTGTCCCTCCTAAAAACAAAAGGGGTAGATTGGTCAATTGGAATAAAAAGTGGACAAAGGGCTCCAAGCAAACTGGGCTTTGAGGCGAGGCCCCAAACTGGAAGGCCCATTAAAGACCCAAACAACGAAAAGGACAAAAGCACCCCCATAAAGACAAAAATGCCTCGCCCAGCCTCTATTTTCCGTGTTGACCCTACCACATCCCTCCCCACTTTCCCTTTTCCCCGTATTCAATTATCGAAGTCCTAAGGGCAAAATGGGAATAACGGTTGGATTCTGACGTGGCGTCCCTCCAGGGTGACCCCCCGGCAGCGCCAAAAATATCGACGTGGCAGGTGACCTGGACTCCTTCCCtcacaataaaaaaaattccagCAGATGGGAAACGCCAGGTGTAACCGTCAACCAAGACCCAACAACTGCACCCAACGGAATAATATAAGTCGAAATTCAAGTCAGAGTAAAACAAagtaaatgaaaagaaaaaggaaagaaaaagaaaaaaccaaaccattttactctctctctctctctccccagtTTCTCACTCCCCAAACAGCCAACCAAGTcgtctttcctttccttttcctccCTCGCTTCACCACACCGGCCCAAAACAAAACACGCAAACAAATTtctatttgtttttgtttttaaaaacaactctctctctctctctctctctctctcgctctctctctctcccactctgaAAACACTTCCTGAAAGCAGGAAaacactttcttcttcttctgctgctcTCTTTCTCGTCGCCGGGAAACAGCTCTTTCCCTcttcccccccccctctctctctctcatccaaTGTGATGGGAGGCGGATTCTCGCAGCTCGTCTCGTGCTTCAAGGATCCGACCGGAGCGACCCACCAGCCCGACCCAGTCTTCGCCGCCGGCGAGGCGCTTGACGAAGCCCTAGGCCACTCGTTCTGCTACGTCCGCTCCTCCGCGCGTTTCCCCTCCCCCACTGCCTCCGGCCGGTTCCTCTCGCCGACCCAGTCCCTCCGGTTCGACGACCCGGAGCTCCGGCCCCGGCCCGGGTTGCCGGAAACCGGGTTCAAGGCCATCTCGGGTGCTTCCGTGAGCGCCAACACTTCAACTCCCAGAACTGTCCTCCAGCTCGATGGTATTTACGACGATGCCACTGACGGCGTGAAGAGCAGTATCGTCAATGGCTTCGAGAGTACGTCGTCGTTTAGTGCCCTCCCTCTGCAGCCGGTTCCGAGAGGCGGCGAACCGTCCGGCCCGATGGAGAGGGGTTTCTTCATGTCCGGTCCGATCGAGCGGGGGGCATTGTCTGGGCCGTTGGATGGGACCGCGGAGCCGAGTGAGGGGAGAGTGCCGTTCTCGGCTCCGCTGGGTGGCACTTTTGTGAAAAAGAGGAGGAAGAAGGGCATTTCGGGGATCCGGAAGGCGTTTTACCGGAACTTCTCGGAGAAGAAGCGGCCGTGGGTAGTGCCAGTGAGATATTTCGGCGGGCGGAAGGAGATGTCGGCGCCCGGAGACGGCGGCGAGTCGGAGGTGAAGAGTGAGAGTAATGTTCAGTGGGCTTTGGGGAAGGCCGGCGAGGATCGGGTTCATGTGGTCGTATCGGAAGAGCAAGGGTGGTTGTTTGTTGGGATTTATGACGGATTTAACGGCCCCGATGCGCCGGAGTTCTTGATGGGCAATCTCTACCGCGCTGTGTTCAATGAGCTTGAGGGATTGTTTTGGGATGTTGATGAAGCTGATACAGAAGTTTTGAGACCTGAGGTTAGGGATGTGACCTCAGAAAATGTAGTGGTTTTAGAGGAATCAAACCCGCCACAAGTAGCGGAGGACTGTTCGGCTGGAGAGGCTGGAAGTGTTGGGGAAATTTTGAAGAAGATTGGAAACGATCCGAATGCCCAACCCCTCGATCGTCCTGGTAAGCGAGTCACATTTCATCCGGAAGAGGCTCAAACTAGACGGAAGCGTCTCTGGGAATATCTTGCTGAGGATGATCCAGAAGATGGGCTTGATCTTTCGGGTTCTGATCGTTTTGCCTTTTCTGTTGATGATGCTCTCAGTGTGAGCAATGCTGGTTCTGCAGTGAGCAGAAGGTGGCTTTTGTTGTCCAAATTGAAACATGGTCTATCTAAGCATAGGGAGAGTCATGGAAGAAAGTTATTTCCATGGAAATTTGGGTTAGATGacaaggagaaaattgaaattgaTAGTAGGGAGGAGGAGAGAACTTCTGGGAGTTGCAGGAAACGGAAGGTGGGTCCTGTTGATCATGAGTTGGTTTTGAGAGCATTGTCGCGTGCTCTTGAAGTAACTGAGTTTGCATATTTGGATATGACAGATAAGTTTATAGATACGAATCCTGAGCTTGCATTGATGGGTTCGTGTTTGTTGGTTGCGCTTATGAGAGATGAGGATGTTTATGTGATGAATGTGGGTGATAGTCGAGCTATAGTGGCACAGTATGAGCCACAGGAGTTAAATTCTAGGACGGAGTCAAATGGACAGGGGGATGTAGGTTCAAGCACGGAGGGTATAGTTGAGGAGTCCACTGCTCCTGGTGAAAATGTGAGTAAGGTGGTACGTGAGGTGCCTGCCCAGGCAGTGAAGTTGACAGCCTTGCAGCTGTCCACTGATCACAGCACAAGCATTGAAGAGGTAGGACTTCATTTCCAATTGCTATTATTTTTGTTCATTGTTCATTGTTCATTGTTCATTGTATTATCATGCATTGGAAGCCTGTTTGGACATTATGGATATAAGAATATGCTGCATAGAGATCTGGTATCATTTTTTTAACCTTCTGTATTTATGTGCACTGCGGAAGATTAACTAATTTTTAGCTTGGACAATTTTGACTTGGTGCATATGCTGACTAATATGTGTCTGACATCTTGTTTTTCCTTAAACCCAGGATTTTTTAGAACCAGTTGAATATAGCAATTTCAATAACTTACACATTTATCTTTTTAACTGCTCACTTGTTCTTCTGAAGCTGTTAAACTCAATTATCCATAGCATAGAGTAGAGACAAAAGGATGTGATAACATGATTTCAAGACCTTACAATGAGGCATAGGTCAAGGTGcaaattttcatgatttttctaTCAACAGGCATGCTATCCCTATGCCAGTTAGGGTTGGGAATGGCTGAGTGAGATAATTCGTGGTCAGGACTTGCTGCTTCTTGGGCACTGATCGCACGCTAATCTACTTTCCTCAAATGAAGGGATAATGTGATTCTCATATTCATTGGTGAATTTTAGGGTTGTAGCTGATCCTCAAATATTCATTTCTGTACATTGCCTTTACCAAAGTATATAGTCAATGCTCAAGGATGGGCCAAATGGCATGATGATTTTAACTCATCTATAATGTTGTTTTCATTCCTAATTCTTTTTATTGAAGGTTTACGCATGTCAAATCTATCTGTGGATGCTTCTTTTTCTTGCACTTCATATGCAGTAGGTCTAGTCGAACAACCAGATCTTTAGTTGTTAGGTGACATCCCTTTGGAGCGTTCTCATGGCCAGTTCATAATAGTCCACCTACTTATGATGAAGTAATATTGTCTCCCTTAATCTTTCTTCGTCCTACCTGTGTCTTGAATTTCATGGAATTATTTTACCTTGAGCCTAGTAGGTTGTCCTAGACATTTGCCCTGCTGCCTCAATAGGTTTATCCTCTTGGGTAAATGGAGTCATGACATCTTGACATGGTGCTTGAGCTGTCCTAATCTGTCATTTTCTGCATGCTTTAACATCTAGCTGAAACAGATAATATGTTGATGTATCTTCTTTAATCTATACCTTGTAGAATGCCCCCTTTGATCATCAAACAGCTTCATAAAATTACCTGTGCCTTGGGTTGACCATCTGGGGAACTAAGGTGAACTGGGAGGCCTGTTTTGTAAAGTCTCTCAACCCATTGATGCCATGGAGGTTCCTATTGCTGGCAGAGTCCATTTTTACACCAAAGGGAAAAAATTGTTGCTTTACAGTAAAGCTATTTAGCATTTGATGCTGTTTTAAGAGTTAGATGTGACAAAACTTCCCTTTCTTAGCTTCTTGTCATTTTCATCTCCCCTTCTAAAATACAGTTAGGAAGATGTGGGGAAGCTTCCTGGTAAGCTGCCCCGCTAATTGTATTTTCCAGGTTTTGTACTTAATTTGATTGTTTTGTTGATGGTTATGCCTTTAATGTATGTGTTAAGCCTTTGGAGATGGTTCTATTTGTCTGTTGTCTGACTTGATGTCAGCTGTTGATGATTAGATCATTTCTGAAGGATTGTGGAGAAGGAATAGATTCATCATCTGATGTGACAGCTTTTGATACATTCAAGtttgacaaatttttttttttttttcatattgttGAATTATAGAATGATTTTGTCTTTTTAATCCTCACAGTAGTTCAACAACATTTTCTGTACTTGTGGATGCAATCAGATCTTCATAGATAGTTAGCTCTTATGAGCATTAGCTGAAATCCAGCTTTGCTTTTTATGGCTACAAGTACACTCTAGGCTTTTTTACTACTATCTGCAATAAAAGCATTCATGCAGGTTTGGCCTCAGCCATGGATTTTGACCTTTTATGGCATTTTTCATGGTAAACTCTTTGCTGTAGATCAGAATTAGCCTTTGCTTCAAGTCTGATACTTTTGCTGCTTTATACTCATCAGCAGGTGGGTTCATTCCTATAATTTTGTGTCTTTTGTTCAAATGAATATGAAATCAGACTTGTCTGGACTTGTACCTTTATATCTAGTTCAGCCCATTGTTTCCATCAAACACCTAATTATGATCTTTGTCTAGGAATCATGAGAGGTGAAAGATTTTACACTCTTTAAACCTGATATGGATATGACCTTCGGGACCAGGGTGCAAGTCCTGGGAATGCTCTTCCAGCTTCTCTTGTTCTTTTTGAAGTTGAGACTAATGTGGTGGTTGTAACAACATAACTGCTAAGAATAGTCTATGAAAGAtttagaagaataaatttactaaATAAGTTCTAACATGGGTAGCTTGGCCTGCTAAGTTATATGAAGGATTGGGAGGAAGATAGAGGGTAAATGTGGCTCTATACTTAAAGAGGTGATATAAATGGGGAAATAGAGCTTTTGGAGTAACCTCTCCCaccaaagattatttttgaactTCATTTGAAATGTACAATGCCACTTGTAACTTGCGAAATGGAAGACAAGCTTGGGTTTGTATTCAGCTAGCTGTGAAACTTTAAGACCATCTTCCTCTCACAAGCTTTGTTCCCAGTAGCTGTTGATGGTATTGGATGATGCAATGTGATTCAAATAATTGGACTTTCTGCATGTTACTGTGATGCAGGTATGTTGGCCCTTCCCCAAGTCCCCACATTTTGTGTTGCTTGACTTCAGGGGCTTGTGCGGTGCGTAACCATTTGGTCAATTGAATGGAGATCAGCTCTCAAATCAAGTCATATATAAAGGTGTCCAGGTAGTTGACTGTGGTCAAATATGTTGAGAAATGAATGCTGGAAAGCCATTTCCATGATTCTAACCATGGACCATATTGAAAGGGAATATGCTGTCCCCAAATTTAGCCCCATATTAAAAAACAGAGGAATCTCTTAAGTGGTCATTGAATGCCTTCCTATGGAAAGTTTGAAGCTTAATGCGTGATGATGTTTCAGtttgaaattttattataattttcaaatattttgaccAAGTGGTGGATAACCTTGCATTCTTTGCCTATGATATCCAAACTTTGGGGAGTAAGGATTCTAAGGTAAGATATCCCTAAAAAAATTTGTGTAAATTGTCTAGAATATGATAAATTTGTCTTCTCATATCTACCAACACTAGATTATTCTAAACTTTTAATGGATGTACCATCTAGGGTGGCATAGAGAAAAAAAGAATGATTAAATATTATTTCATGGAAATTGAGGCTATGATCCTGGAGAAAGATAAAAGATCAAAAGGCAGTTCTCATTACCCTCGAGTGATATGTCATAATATTATAAGCAAGCATAGAAGAAGAAAAATCAAAGTttaaataaaaagtaaatttatggatttgaagagagaagacTATAAGGTTTCCTATTCTTACATAATATATTATCAACCTCTTCAGCTGTTAAAATTTTTCTAAGCAAAGGGAATGAATAAAATTGATGCTTAATATTGTGCCCAGAGAAAAGAAAAGTGATTCGTAAGACATTATACTTATATTTAGATTACAAACAAGTTTTACAAATACCCTTTCCATTTATTTTTAACATTCCTCCCTGAATAGCTTGAGCAcgtcatttttaaaaaatatttttcttacatAATGATGCTAGTGCTTAGAAAAAAAACAGAATTGGTTGAAGAAGAATGAGAGAAGATTTAAATATGACTCAAATTGTGCCATTCTAGGAATCTAGGTGTTCAATGTGAAAAATGACCTTGCTGAATTTTGTTGTCTATGATGTCTTGAGTTTGTGGTGTGCATTGGGACTTGGGTAATGTTAATTTTGGTATTCTACAATATTATATGGAAGAAAATGATTTCTATATACTTCctttgtcaaatttgatggaaatTGTTTGGAGACTCTGCCATTGAATGCAACTTTACTTAAGCTTTGACAAGGTTTTAGAGTTTGGCATATAGTTTTTGAACcatttaaaaatttcaagatacTTTGATTGGAGCtacttttatttttgttctctctcttatctctctctctctctctctctctctctctctaccactCAGGGAAAAAAAAGGCACACCCCACTGCATCTGCATGCATAGACAGagtgtgtgtttgtgtgagtGGGCGAGAGAGGGAGATCGAGAGAGAGTTTTGGATAATTGTGTACTAAGGTTTGATTTTAGTGCACAACGCACACCTTCTGCTTGGGGGCAGGATAAACTAAATAGACTTCTTGATATTTTGGAAAGCTTTTTGTTTGTGGAAATTATGATGTTGTAATCTTCATTCACCTTTTATGATAATCAATCTTCATTCAACTCATATGGGAAAATTGCACAATTCTCATGTTTTATTATCTTTATATATGCCTGTGCATACATTTTGGATGAGTTTTATTCCTTACTGAAGTTTTTTTGTTATCTGCTTGTGTAGATAAAATCTCTGAGGATTTCAGACCTGGGAATTCTTTTCCCTTTCTGTAAGCCTTGTCATAGAATGTTGagtggatgaatggtataactctgaaagataaattaaggaatgaacacaaTTGTAGTAGGTTTTGCACCGCACCTGTAGAAGATAAGGGAAGGGTGGTTAAATGGTTTAGgtacttgcaatgtaggccaaatTTTGCACCAATGATGAGGAGTAAGCTAGTTATTGTTGGTGGGAATAGGAGGGGGAAGAGTAGACCTAGAACAAGACCAAGATAGTAAGGTTCAACAGCATTCCAACTATCAGAGGATACTACCCTATATTGTGCAGTATGAAGGAAGAGATTTCATTTAGCCCACCCCATCTTGTAGAGCCAAGGCTTGGTtgttgtttgtttttttgtttgtcAGCATTGTGATAGTGAAGGAAGAGAAAATCTACCCCGTGAATCATGTTGGTCAGCCGTGTTTCTTTTTGATAGGTGTTTAAGTTTTCAGTGGGTAGCTTATTAATGTCATCGACTTCTATTTTTTGCTGCCTGGAGATGTGTTCACCAAAGCAGCAGATATCTTTTAATCTTTTTTACATCTCATTCCCACTGACCATTGTGTTTAGATCTTTTTTACTTAGCCTTGTTTTAGTTATCGTGTCAATCATTTGCTGAACTTGAGACTCTTGGATGGTTAAGTTCTACTTCAGGTTGAAATTAAATATTATACTAATGTGGCTTTGCTGCAATGCTTCATTCAAGGCATTAAAATCTGAAGATTTGATTTCATGTTATCGATTATAAATCCATTTCCAGATGGTTATTGCTCTATTATTAatgatttatattaaaatttctcTTAATATCTTGTCTTTTAGCCCATGTCTGTTGCTTAATAATGATGATTGCATAACCCTTGTTGTGATTTCTTTTCTTGTGATTATTTAATGCATATTATCTTAGATTTGCTAGTGATTGTCTATTTGCTTAAATTCTGCAGGAAATCATAAGAATCAAGAAAGAACATCCAGATGATAGCCAGTGTATTGTTAATGATAGGGTGAAAGGTCGTCTTAAAGTCACACGAGCATTTGGAGCTGGATTTCTCAAGCAGGTCTGTTTTTTTATTATACTTAGATGTATTATTACTTCAAGGTTCCCTCCATTCCCAGTCCTCaaaggggaaaaaagaaaaaaaaaagtttgttgTGGTGGTGGTGCCAGTGCAGTTTGTATATGCTTATTTTATTGATGATACAACAAAATTCTTTTCCTGTTTTATCCCTGCAGAATTTTTTGGATTTGTTATGACTACTGGCATCCAGATTGGCACTGATGAGTTGCATTACTGTCATATCCTGATGTTGTTGTGCATCAAATTCAGTACTTTGTGTCATGCTCTGAAACTATtgcattttgtatttttttttggttttggggaggggggggggggggagtggtgGTTAATTATAAAGTTGTTTCTATTTTGTAAATAATTGGAAGAATTGAGAGAGATACAAAATGAAAATTGTTCAATGCTCAAAGATCGAGTCTGACAATTAAATCATGTTTGCCTCCGAAAATTAGTTTGAGTTAAGGGACATTAGCAAGTTTAGACAACAAGATTAATAATAACATAAAGTTGCAAAATCTCTGAATTTTTGTTTATTGTTTCAGTAAGAAACAATGCTATTTATTATTGTTTGCACTGAAGCATTTGTGCTAAACACCAGGCACCATTGAGATAAATTGCATTTTGTGCCTGCGTGTGTATGTGTTGGAAGAGTTGAAAAATGATTAAGATATAACGAAGGCCACAGAAGAACTGCAAAAGAGGTCCGAAGACTCCGAACATTCCAGATAGTATAGTTGTGTTTCTGAagtgaaaatttattt from Malania oleifera isolate guangnan ecotype guangnan chromosome 9, ASM2987363v1, whole genome shotgun sequence carries:
- the LOC131164675 gene encoding protein phosphatase 2C 29 isoform X2, which codes for MGGGFSQLVSCFKDPTGATHQPDPVFAAGEALDEALGHSFCYVRSSARFPSPTASGRFLSPTQSLRFDDPELRPRPGLPETGFKAISGASVSANTSTPRTVLQLDGIYDDATDGVKSSIVNGFESTSSFSALPLQPVPRGGEPSGPMERGFFMSGPIERGALSGPLDGTAEPSEGRVPFSAPLGGTFVKKRRKKGISGIRKAFYRNFSEKKRPWVVPVRYFGGRKEMSAPGDGGESEVKSESNVQWALGKAGEDRVHVVVSEEQGWLFVGIYDGFNGPDAPEFLMGNLYRAVFNELEGLFWDVDEADTEVLRPEVRDVTSENVVVLEESNPPQVAEDCSAGEAGSVGEILKKIGNDPNAQPLDRPGKRVTFHPEEAQTRRKRLWEYLAEDDPEDGLDLSGSDRFAFSVDDALSVSNAGSAVSRRWLLLSKLKHGLSKHRESHGRKLFPWKFGLDDKEKIEIDSREEERTSGSCRKRKVGPVDHELVLRALSRALEVTEFAYLDMTDKFIDTNPELALMGSCLLVALMRDEDVYVMNVGDSRAIVAQYEPQELNSRTESNGQGDVGSSTEGIVEESTAPGENVSKVVREVPAQAVKLTALQLSTDHSTSIEEEIIRIKKEHPDDSQCIVNDRVKGRLKVTRAFGAGFLKQEYGD
- the LOC131164675 gene encoding protein phosphatase 2C 29 isoform X1; the protein is MGGGFSQLVSCFKDPTGATHQPDPVFAAGEALDEALGHSFCYVRSSARFPSPTASGRFLSPTQSLRFDDPELRPRPGLPETGFKAISGASVSANTSTPRTVLQLDGIYDDATDGVKSSIVNGFESTSSFSALPLQPVPRGGEPSGPMERGFFMSGPIERGALSGPLDGTAEPSEGRVPFSAPLGGTFVKKRRKKGISGIRKAFYRNFSEKKRPWVVPVRYFGGRKEMSAPGDGGESEVKSESNVQWALGKAGEDRVHVVVSEEQGWLFVGIYDGFNGPDAPEFLMGNLYRAVFNELEGLFWDVDEADTEVLRPEVRDVTSENVVVLEESNPPQVAEDCSAGEAGSVGEILKKIGNDPNAQPLDRPGKRVTFHPEEAQTRRKRLWEYLAEDDPEDGLDLSGSDRFAFSVDDALSVSNAGSAVSRRWLLLSKLKHGLSKHRESHGRKLFPWKFGLDDKEKIEIDSREEERTSGSCRKRKVGPVDHELVLRALSRALEVTEFAYLDMTDKFIDTNPELALMGSCLLVALMRDEDVYVMNVGDSRAIVAQYEPQELNSRTESNGQGDVGSSTEGIVEESTAPGENVSKVVREVPAQAVKLTALQLSTDHSTSIEEEIIRIKKEHPDDSQCIVNDRVKGRLKVTRAFGAGFLKQPKWNDSLLEMFRNEYIGTAPYISCSPSLRHHKLCLRDQFLILSSDGLYQYLSNEEVVAHVESFMEKFPDGDPAQHLIEELLFRAAKKAGMDFHELLDIPQGDRRKYHDDVTVMVISLEGRIWKSSGKYL